One stretch of Candidatus Brocadiaceae bacterium DNA includes these proteins:
- the rsmG gene encoding 16S rRNA (guanine(527)-N(7))-methyltransferase RsmG: MNIQIEHHCVDQFAIYAAELMKWNKNINLTAITSPVEIAVKHFLDSIAPAHYIKPMCSLLDIGSGGGFPGIPLKIILPSLSVTLIDARAKKVTFQKHIINVLKLQNTKACHGRAEDFCKSQSFTNPFDVIICRALSSFEKFVSVATPLLAKGGSILAMRGRDTEDDIKKFNSFLLKSFSAQDTSQKAFSLSVKKFTLPFIKAERTLFILKFT; the protein is encoded by the coding sequence ATGAATATTCAAATAGAACATCACTGTGTTGATCAATTTGCCATCTATGCGGCAGAGCTTATGAAATGGAACAAGAATATCAACCTTACTGCAATAACATCCCCTGTTGAAATCGCAGTGAAACATTTTTTGGACTCAATAGCTCCTGCTCACTATATAAAACCAATGTGTTCCTTGCTTGATATTGGTTCAGGCGGAGGGTTTCCAGGAATTCCGCTAAAAATAATTCTTCCGTCTTTGTCTGTGACGCTGATAGACGCCAGGGCTAAAAAGGTTACATTTCAAAAGCATATAATAAATGTTCTTAAATTGCAAAATACAAAGGCCTGCCATGGCAGGGCTGAGGATTTCTGTAAGAGTCAATCGTTTACAAATCCATTTGATGTAATAATTTGTCGCGCACTTTCTTCTTTTGAAAAATTTGTGTCAGTTGCAACGCCATTGCTTGCAAAAGGTGGAAGCATACTAGCTATGAGAGGAAGAGATACCGAAGATGATATAAAAAAATTCAACTCTTTTCTCCTAAAATCTTTTTCCGCTCAAGATACTAGCCAGAAGGCGTTCTCTCTCAGTGTTAAAAAATTTACACTTCCTTTCATTAAAGCCGAAAGAACTCTTTTCATCTTAAAATTTACATAA
- a CDS encoding extracellular solute-binding protein: MPQTKRSSKFIIILFVVGFLSLTLTGCGREQKRLLFHAGAGQRSSLDEIAQVFQQRHPDVKVDFSYKGSGYFLADVTLSREGDLYMPGEEFYLLQAADRGVIADYDPKTDIAAYFVPVIITPEGNPQNVRSVFDFAKPGIRVGLGDPKACAIGIWHEKIFQKAGILEKVSKNTTMDAKCIPELGNACQLKAIDATIVWATTAVLYLKDIEIIPMEIEYRKLVSLPVAVLKFSQYPEEAKKLKEFILSDEGKDIFHSHAYCIDPLKIDDDMKWLVEACKASKDASIPVSEQTVGHLVKEVKRSRETRM, from the coding sequence ATGCCTCAAACAAAACGTTCCAGTAAGTTTATAATAATATTATTTGTTGTTGGATTCTTATCTTTAACACTTACCGGTTGTGGAAGAGAACAAAAACGATTGCTATTTCATGCAGGCGCCGGACAGCGTTCTTCTCTTGATGAAATTGCTCAGGTATTTCAGCAGCGTCATCCGGATGTCAAAGTTGACTTTTCTTATAAAGGGTCTGGATATTTTTTGGCAGATGTGACGCTTTCACGGGAAGGCGACCTGTATATGCCCGGTGAAGAGTTTTATCTTTTGCAGGCAGCAGACAGGGGGGTTATCGCTGATTATGACCCGAAAACAGATATTGCAGCGTATTTTGTTCCTGTAATTATTACCCCTGAAGGAAATCCTCAAAACGTTCGCTCGGTTTTTGATTTTGCAAAACCAGGTATCCGCGTAGGTCTGGGTGATCCGAAGGCATGTGCTATCGGCATCTGGCATGAAAAGATTTTCCAAAAAGCAGGTATCCTGGAAAAGGTAAGTAAGAATACTACTATGGATGCGAAATGTATTCCTGAGCTGGGCAATGCCTGTCAGTTGAAAGCCATTGATGCTACTATTGTTTGGGCAACTACCGCGGTGCTTTATCTAAAGGATATTGAAATAATACCTATGGAGATTGAATACCGCAAGTTAGTGAGTTTACCTGTAGCAGTCTTAAAGTTTTCTCAATATCCGGAAGAGGCCAAAAAGTTAAAAGAGTTTATTCTTTCCGATGAAGGAAAAGATATATTTCACAGTCATGCTTATTGTATTGACCCGTTGAAGATTGACGATGATATGAAATGGCTGGTGGAGGCGTGCAAGGCAAGTAAAGACGCATCTATTCCCGTTTCTGAACAAACGGTCGGCCATCTGGTAAAAGAAGTAAAGCGCAGTCGTGAAACAAGAATGTAA
- the tsaA gene encoding tRNA (N6-threonylcarbamoyladenosine(37)-N6)-methyltransferase TrmO: MKEITYTPIGIIHSEFKEPKGIPIQSATAKDFKGTVEIFPDYADGLKDVEGFSHIMLVYHFHLAKKSSLHVKPFLDNEIRGVFSTRAPGRPNPIGISVVRLIKKEEALLHIQDVDIVDGTPLLDIKPYVPVFDSREQVKIGWLEKNIYTLSESKDNGRFTT; this comes from the coding sequence ATGAAGGAAATAACGTATACACCAATAGGGATCATTCATTCCGAATTCAAGGAACCAAAAGGCATACCCATACAATCTGCAACCGCCAAAGACTTCAAGGGAACGGTTGAGATCTTCCCGGACTATGCAGACGGGTTAAAAGATGTCGAAGGCTTTTCTCACATCATGCTGGTATACCACTTTCATTTAGCCAAAAAATCTTCATTGCACGTAAAACCATTTCTGGATAACGAAATCCGTGGAGTCTTTTCAACAAGGGCCCCGGGCAGGCCAAACCCCATTGGTATCTCCGTAGTGCGTCTTATTAAGAAAGAAGAGGCCCTCCTTCATATTCAGGATGTAGATATCGTTGATGGCACACCGCTTCTGGATATCAAGCCATATGTACCGGTATTTGATAGCCGGGAACAGGTAAAAATAGGATGGCTTGAAAAAAACATCTATACATTATCAGAGTCAAAAGATAACGGGAGATTCACAACGTAA
- a CDS encoding glycoside hydrolase encodes MKPTIDADLSLIRDCYDRSLQLLRKNSTPDGIIACAKSKKAVDRHYVSIFGRDAAICSLGMIVTKDRELIDHARNSLFFLAQHQASNGQIPKYVKPIIKEVDFWYSGCIDATLWWLIAVNSHDRFFPAEGISTKLREQIDRAINWLFCQEHQGLFLLQQNEASDWADIMPRSGFVLYSNALWFQTKKLYKISTADKTKQFFKTIFFPFDEGIPEHRRARIMTHYIKNKIKKSDFYLSFVNFSFWGEEVDVYGNILSALFGLLSVSEASQMVDRMLAIKVNHPYPVRVVHLPINEESRLWRPYMNRHKQNVPHKYHNGGIWPYVGGFWVILLSRLERKKLAWTELGRYAEANRVNNWSFNEWLHGKTGEPGGMGGQSWNAAMFLLAYHTLHDNIDLFSNFNIFRTYHNTEPCA; translated from the coding sequence ATGAAACCAACAATCGACGCTGATTTGAGCCTTATTCGGGATTGTTACGACCGTTCGCTGCAACTGCTCAGGAAAAACTCAACGCCCGACGGCATTATTGCCTGCGCAAAATCGAAGAAAGCGGTAGACAGGCATTATGTGAGCATCTTTGGGAGGGACGCAGCAATATGTTCTCTGGGCATGATTGTCACAAAAGACCGGGAACTGATCGATCACGCAAGAAACAGTCTTTTCTTCCTCGCACAGCATCAAGCGTCAAACGGGCAAATTCCAAAATACGTGAAACCGATTATTAAAGAGGTTGATTTCTGGTATTCGGGCTGCATTGACGCCACACTCTGGTGGCTGATCGCGGTAAATAGTCACGATCGGTTTTTCCCTGCAGAAGGCATTTCAACAAAGCTGCGCGAGCAGATTGACCGCGCAATTAACTGGCTTTTCTGCCAGGAACATCAGGGCCTTTTTCTGTTGCAGCAAAATGAGGCAAGCGATTGGGCGGATATTATGCCGAGGTCGGGTTTTGTTCTATATTCAAATGCGTTGTGGTTTCAAACAAAGAAACTCTACAAAATTTCAACCGCTGATAAAACAAAACAATTTTTCAAAACCATCTTCTTTCCTTTTGACGAAGGGATACCTGAACACCGAAGGGCGCGTATTATGACGCATTATATTAAGAACAAGATCAAGAAAAGTGATTTTTATCTGAGTTTTGTAAACTTTTCTTTCTGGGGAGAAGAGGTCGACGTCTACGGGAATATTCTCAGCGCGCTTTTCGGGTTGCTGTCCGTTTCGGAAGCGTCTCAAATGGTAGACCGTATGCTTGCCATTAAGGTGAATCATCCATACCCCGTGCGGGTGGTTCATCTGCCTATCAATGAAGAAAGCAGACTCTGGCGCCCCTACATGAACCGCCATAAGCAGAATGTGCCCCATAAATACCATAACGGCGGTATTTGGCCGTATGTGGGTGGATTCTGGGTGATTCTGCTTTCCAGACTTGAGCGCAAAAAGCTTGCATGGACTGAACTCGGCAGGTACGCGGAAGCAAACAGGGTGAACAACTGGAGCTTCAATGAATGGCTTCATGGAAAGACGGGAGAGCCTGGTGGCATGGGAGGGCAATCATGGAATGCCGCAATGTTTTTACTGGCATACCATACACTCCATGACAATATTGATTTATTTTCAAATTTTAATATTTTCAGAACATACCATAACACAGAACCGTGCGCATAA
- the xth gene encoding exodeoxyribonuclease III, translated as MKVASYNVNSVRARLPIVIDWLQKESPDIFCIQETKVIDTDFPHAAFEEINYCSVFRGEKSYNGVAIISKFPLKDVRIGFDDSESEGARIITARLNKIRIVNTYIPQGVHPLLRQFREKLAWIERLYDYFKQYYQPENPILWLGDFNIAPESKDVYDPEKLFGSIGFHPDEHAALQRFKEWGFIDVFRLHQPGPEQYTFWDYRVKNAIDRKIGWRVDHIWATRPLAKKSVRAWIDIAPRLAEKPSDHTIIIAEFEV; from the coding sequence ATGAAAGTTGCCAGCTATAATGTTAATTCTGTTCGGGCGAGACTGCCAATCGTTATTGATTGGTTGCAAAAGGAATCGCCCGATATCTTCTGTATTCAGGAAACAAAGGTGATTGATACGGACTTTCCCCATGCTGCCTTTGAGGAGATAAACTATTGTTCCGTGTTTCGAGGCGAAAAATCATACAACGGAGTGGCTATAATAAGCAAATTTCCCCTGAAAGATGTCCGGATCGGTTTTGATGATAGTGAATCCGAAGGTGCTCGAATCATTACGGCAAGACTAAATAAAATACGAATCGTGAATACCTATATCCCCCAGGGGGTTCATCCCCTCTTGCGGCAATTTCGTGAAAAATTGGCCTGGATTGAGAGATTGTATGATTATTTTAAGCAATATTATCAACCAGAAAACCCCATTCTTTGGTTGGGAGATTTCAACATTGCACCTGAATCAAAGGATGTTTATGATCCTGAAAAATTATTTGGGAGTATAGGTTTTCATCCTGATGAACATGCAGCTCTTCAGAGATTTAAAGAGTGGGGTTTTATTGATGTCTTTCGATTGCATCAACCCGGGCCGGAACAATATACTTTCTGGGATTACCGCGTGAAAAATGCAATAGACAGGAAAATAGGGTGGCGTGTTGACCATATATGGGCAACACGTCCACTGGCAAAAAAATCTGTCAGGGCATGGATTGATATTGCGCCAAGACTTGCAGAAAAACCATCGGACCACACAATAATTATTGCGGAGTTTGAGGTCTAA
- a CDS encoding cytochrome B6 — MFVSKKYYSGLLIFFFAGIMVSHAQERPVSITSSITEKPAGKAMEEGKFEKSGEMKQGNGMRESSYSPIIEEPFDKVMARDKAEKAGVMKRHMDLLGGRYDLSKKVANDVTMSGGKPLPVGPTARLKNGLTWETLSSMTPEEIKEQNVFPYLPLPHPNHASGGMLFSQLQVKQFPRLERIDLDFDLPEHFLPEFPPPMYLTTHKKMGDVSQGKVITLDNYYEVFNGILNPKQLEGLRLLVTQFPQQQFNATADRKSEKPSQGVTCFDCHVNGHTSAATHLVGDIRPQSHRNRIDTPSLRGVNIQRLFGSQRALKSIEDFTEFEQRAAYFDGDILTATKKGANILERGSQVHFMAEFQALLDFPPAPKLDLYGRLDPKKATDSEIRGQTIFFSKGKCFECHPAPYYTDNLMHDLQVERFYKSKVINGQYIRAEGPIKTFPLRGIKDSPPYLHDGRLLTLEDTVEFFNLVLQTSLNEEEKKDLVAFLRQL; from the coding sequence ATGTTTGTCTCAAAAAAATATTATTCGGGTCTTTTGATTTTTTTCTTTGCAGGCATAATGGTATCCCATGCCCAGGAAAGACCCGTTTCCATAACCTCGTCAATTACGGAGAAACCAGCCGGAAAGGCTATGGAAGAGGGTAAGTTTGAAAAGTCCGGCGAGATGAAACAGGGCAATGGTATGCGGGAATCAAGCTATTCACCAATCATTGAAGAGCCGTTTGATAAAGTTATGGCGCGTGATAAAGCGGAGAAGGCAGGAGTGATGAAACGTCATATGGATTTACTTGGCGGACGTTATGATCTTTCAAAAAAAGTAGCAAACGATGTCACCATGTCAGGAGGAAAACCGTTGCCAGTAGGCCCCACCGCAAGATTAAAAAATGGGTTAACATGGGAGACACTCTCTTCCATGACGCCGGAGGAAATCAAAGAGCAAAATGTATTTCCTTATCTTCCATTGCCTCATCCTAATCATGCCTCAGGCGGAATGTTGTTTTCTCAATTACAAGTGAAACAATTTCCCCGTTTAGAACGAATTGATTTGGATTTTGATCTACCCGAACATTTTTTGCCGGAATTTCCACCGCCTATGTATCTTACCACACATAAAAAAATGGGAGATGTTTCGCAGGGAAAAGTGATAACGCTGGACAATTATTACGAGGTCTTTAACGGAATATTAAACCCTAAACAACTGGAAGGTTTACGGCTTTTGGTAACGCAATTTCCACAGCAGCAGTTTAATGCGACCGCCGACAGAAAAAGTGAAAAACCAAGTCAGGGGGTTACTTGTTTCGATTGCCATGTAAACGGTCATACCTCGGCTGCCACCCATCTGGTAGGTGATATCCGTCCTCAATCTCACAGAAATCGTATTGATACCCCTTCATTGCGGGGAGTAAATATTCAACGCCTGTTTGGATCGCAGAGAGCCCTTAAATCCATAGAAGATTTTACGGAGTTTGAACAACGGGCTGCTTATTTCGATGGGGACATCCTGACGGCAACCAAGAAAGGAGCGAACATTCTTGAACGAGGCAGCCAGGTTCATTTCATGGCTGAGTTCCAGGCGCTTCTGGATTTTCCCCCTGCGCCGAAACTTGATCTCTATGGTCGTCTCGATCCAAAGAAAGCAACTGATTCGGAAATAAGAGGGCAGACAATATTTTTCAGCAAAGGAAAGTGTTTCGAATGCCACCCTGCGCCTTACTATACGGATAATCTCATGCATGATTTGCAGGTGGAAAGATTTTACAAGTCAAAGGTGATAAACGGACAATATATTCGGGCAGAAGGACCTATTAAAACGTTTCCTCTCAGGGGAATCAAAGACTCGCCTCCCTATTTACACGATGGAAGATTGTTAACGCTGGAGGACACGGTAGAGTTTTTTAACCTGGTGTTGCAAACGAGCCTGAATGAGGAAGAGAAAAAAGATCTTGTTGCCTTCTTACGACAATTGTGA
- a CDS encoding PD-(D/E)XK nuclease family protein — protein sequence MHKNSANKGLSEFPYDSIAMEVKSITVSELKHACLDNDWKNRWLAGENPQTSPQHPPNAITVYGIKFHNIVKKFLDWLSLPKNINSALNLNDRYSIWDEMYNRFAENDIDEALNTNRLESAHYLAHALKAFCDHAFTLRDQTENFHSWNDIYITNEFHIKDIQYKFGDNSVFVSGQLDTVRAHPARGIEIVDYKLTKGDNREQDLLQLAIYAELLKKLKPEITCNGALEYYIPDLCELVVKKKELAELFHDSVLPVLRELAGEDRSKYARVKKNDMDEFATKIKQTYADFGLKIEIIDKQEAPQLVRYKIKPDSGVKVISLANRADDLQVALRLNSAPRIEPSMGYVSIDIPKERPDIMYWCDREKNLEDAKGNECVSFPIGVGVTNKMLFADFTDSNMAHALVAGASGSGKSEFLKSLVGSLLKKNSPETIKISLIDPKIVTFGSLKASPFLVEPVIHDVADAIACLQRAVHEMESRYKQFADEGFKDLSSRIKAGRKNMPFYVILFDEFADLALQGKKEKGEFEKLVARLTAKGRAAGIHLVLATQRPDRNIVTGIVKANLPLKICMKVTTAANSKIILDHTGGELLLGRGDLLCDRGKGIERAQSLYVSYEELLSLAKICK from the coding sequence TTGCACAAAAACTCCGCAAATAAAGGTTTATCAGAGTTCCCGTATGACTCTATTGCAATGGAAGTCAAATCGATAACAGTATCAGAATTAAAACATGCCTGTCTGGACAATGATTGGAAAAACAGATGGCTTGCAGGCGAAAATCCTCAGACGTCTCCCCAACATCCGCCAAACGCAATAACTGTTTATGGAATCAAATTTCACAACATTGTTAAGAAATTTTTGGATTGGTTGTCTCTGCCGAAAAATATCAATAGCGCTTTAAATCTAAATGATAGATATTCGATCTGGGATGAAATGTATAACAGATTTGCAGAGAACGACATAGACGAAGCGTTGAATACTAACAGATTAGAATCTGCGCATTATCTTGCACATGCATTAAAAGCATTCTGTGATCATGCCTTTACCTTACGTGATCAGACAGAAAATTTTCATTCCTGGAACGATATATACATAACGAATGAGTTCCACATAAAAGACATCCAGTATAAATTCGGTGATAATTCCGTTTTTGTTTCCGGCCAATTAGATACGGTGAGGGCACATCCTGCGCGCGGCATTGAAATAGTGGATTACAAGCTCACGAAAGGCGACAACAGAGAACAGGACCTTTTGCAATTGGCTATTTATGCAGAATTGTTAAAAAAGCTAAAACCAGAAATTACCTGTAACGGAGCCCTTGAATATTATATCCCGGATTTATGTGAACTAGTTGTGAAAAAGAAAGAGCTTGCCGAGCTTTTTCATGATAGTGTTTTACCGGTCTTGCGTGAGCTGGCAGGTGAGGATAGGAGCAAATATGCGCGTGTTAAAAAAAATGACATGGATGAATTCGCCACAAAAATTAAACAAACGTATGCTGATTTCGGGCTCAAAATCGAAATAATTGACAAACAGGAAGCTCCCCAGCTGGTGCGGTATAAAATAAAGCCAGATTCCGGGGTGAAAGTCATTTCATTAGCAAACAGGGCAGATGATTTACAGGTTGCATTACGTTTAAATTCGGCGCCCAGGATAGAACCTTCAATGGGCTATGTATCAATTGATATACCAAAGGAAAGACCTGATATTATGTATTGGTGTGACAGAGAAAAAAATCTGGAAGATGCGAAAGGTAATGAATGTGTCTCTTTCCCAATAGGTGTAGGTGTGACGAACAAGATGCTTTTCGCCGATTTTACAGATTCCAATATGGCTCATGCATTAGTTGCCGGGGCTTCAGGAAGTGGCAAAAGCGAGTTTTTAAAATCACTGGTAGGCTCATTATTGAAAAAGAACAGTCCCGAAACCATCAAAATCTCTCTTATTGACCCAAAAATAGTGACGTTTGGATCATTAAAGGCCTCTCCTTTTTTGGTGGAACCAGTTATACATGACGTTGCAGATGCTATTGCCTGTTTACAGAGAGCGGTTCATGAAATGGAGAGCCGCTATAAACAGTTTGCGGATGAAGGATTTAAGGATCTGAGCAGTCGCATAAAAGCCGGAAGAAAAAACATGCCTTTTTATGTTATTCTTTTTGATGAATTTGCGGACCTGGCGCTTCAGGGGAAAAAAGAGAAGGGAGAATTTGAAAAATTGGTTGCCAGATTAACGGCGAAAGGCAGGGCGGCAGGCATTCATTTAGTGCTTGCCACACAACGTCCGGACAGAAACATCGTGACCGGCATCGTAAAGGCCAATCTGCCTTTAAAGATTTGCATGAAGGTGACCACTGCTGCCAACTCAAAAATTATTCTTGACCACACTGGTGGAGAATTATTGTTAGGCAGAGGAGATCTTCTTTGTGACCGGGGAAAAGGAATTGAACGCGCACAATCTCTTTATGTCTCATACGAGGAGCTTCTATCACTTGCAAAAATTTGCAAGTAA
- a CDS encoding DUF4405 domain-containing protein, with protein sequence MVKMKRSTLGNIIDVMAFVGFIFLTTTGILMHYILPAGSKRFKAIWGMDRHDWGNIHFWISVCFLCVLAVHLILHWRWLVNILTGRKREGSRYRFGLGIIGLLGIVAFAVSPLVSPVKIPSDGENSCDICLTKDHEKIRIFGSMTLREAAKKTDVPVSHILSQLGLPADTPIDGRLGKLRKQYGFEIEDVRRVMCDYKSEKGQRKKKERSEQEK encoded by the coding sequence ATGGTAAAAATGAAGCGATCAACACTCGGTAATATCATTGACGTCATGGCATTTGTCGGGTTTATTTTCTTAACGACCACCGGCATACTCATGCACTACATACTCCCTGCCGGGAGCAAACGTTTTAAGGCAATCTGGGGTATGGACAGGCATGATTGGGGCAATATTCATTTTTGGATATCCGTCTGTTTTTTATGTGTGCTGGCCGTCCACCTGATACTTCACTGGCGCTGGTTGGTTAACATCCTTACTGGCCGGAAGAGGGAAGGTTCCCGTTATCGTTTTGGATTGGGCATTATCGGGCTGCTCGGTATTGTCGCATTCGCAGTATCTCCGTTAGTAAGTCCCGTCAAAATACCTTCAGATGGGGAGAATAGCTGTGATATCTGCCTGACAAAGGATCATGAAAAAATACGTATTTTCGGTTCGATGACGCTACGAGAGGCAGCGAAGAAAACAGACGTCCCTGTATCGCATATTCTTTCCCAGCTCGGTTTACCGGCGGATACCCCCATAGACGGACGTTTGGGCAAGCTCAGAAAGCAATACGGATTTGAAATTGAAGATGTGCGGAGAGTTATGTGTGACTATAAATCAGAAAAAGGCCAGAGAAAAAAGAAAGAACGGAGTGAACAGGAAAAATAG
- a CDS encoding cytochrome P460 family protein, whose product MKNSRRRKWRVLPVIVFSLCLLPQRIGMSEIQEKIEGVTGRSIWKYMTEATPYQRYPSWPGKEGFYESTMPPGDILKLYLNTPALDTVINKRGVFPHGSLLIKEIYTDDRELFLVTVMYKVKGFYPEGNDWYWVKYSSDGEVRLEGKVTVCIECHVGVADNDYIFTGPVK is encoded by the coding sequence ATGAAAAATAGCAGGAGAAGAAAATGGCGAGTGTTGCCCGTCATAGTATTCTCCCTTTGTCTTCTGCCACAGAGAATAGGGATGTCTGAGATACAGGAGAAGATTGAAGGAGTAACTGGGCGGAGCATATGGAAATACATGACGGAGGCAACCCCCTATCAACGATACCCCTCGTGGCCGGGTAAAGAAGGCTTTTATGAGAGCACCATGCCACCCGGCGATATCCTGAAATTGTATCTGAATACTCCTGCCCTGGACACGGTTATCAACAAGAGGGGAGTCTTTCCCCATGGCTCCCTTTTAATCAAGGAAATTTACACGGATGACAGAGAGTTATTCCTGGTAACCGTTATGTATAAGGTGAAGGGTTTTTACCCTGAAGGCAATGACTGGTACTGGGTGAAATATTCCTCCGACGGAGAAGTACGGCTGGAAGGGAAAGTAACCGTATGCATCGAGTGTCATGTGGGGGTGGCGGATAATGATTATATATTTACCGGTCCGGTAAAGTGA
- a CDS encoding ABC transporter permease, producing MIKQSQLKQISWVIFFSSFVIIILAGIGFLIITNVFFLGFGDFLYYLQKPRTWINIATTIWTASIATILSMFIGIPVGYILSRYKFPCQKFMDTLIDLPVMVPPAAVGLFLLGLFKTFPLNSMTSILGIKVDHALPGVIVAQFTVTVSFCIRLTMASFETVSPRYEYVGRSLGASLPYTFFKISLPLAKNSLIVALIIVWARACAEWESLMLFVGGIQGRTDVMPFAVYLDFVGGKLGWALTTSMFCVLIAIVSMYAVYRIGGKAHVR from the coding sequence GTGATAAAACAGAGTCAGCTAAAACAAATCTCATGGGTTATATTTTTTTCTTCATTTGTTATTATTATTCTGGCAGGAATAGGTTTTCTTATAATCACGAATGTTTTCTTTCTGGGATTCGGCGACTTTCTGTATTATTTACAAAAGCCGCGCACTTGGATAAATATTGCTACTACTATCTGGACAGCCTCAATCGCCACGATATTATCAATGTTTATTGGAATACCTGTAGGCTACATACTTTCCCGATACAAATTTCCCTGTCAAAAATTTATGGATACGTTAATCGATTTACCGGTGATGGTACCGCCGGCAGCAGTAGGATTATTTTTACTGGGATTATTTAAGACCTTTCCTTTAAACAGCATGACAAGTATTTTGGGAATAAAAGTAGATCATGCTCTACCCGGGGTAATCGTTGCACAATTTACCGTGACTGTATCTTTCTGTATTCGTTTAACAATGGCATCTTTTGAAACAGTCAGTCCCAGGTATGAATACGTAGGCAGAAGCTTAGGTGCATCTTTGCCATATACATTTTTCAAAATAAGTTTGCCTCTGGCTAAAAACAGTCTTATCGTTGCTTTAATTATCGTATGGGCCCGGGCATGTGCAGAATGGGAATCATTAATGCTTTTCGTTGGCGGAATTCAAGGCAGGACAGATGTAATGCCTTTTGCCGTATATCTTGATTTTGTTGGAGGAAAGTTGGGGTGGGCGCTTACAACAAGCATGTTCTGTGTACTCATTGCCATAGTAAGTATGTATGCCGTATATCGAATCGGAGGCAAAGCGCATGTCCGGTAG
- a CDS encoding nitrous oxide reductase accessory protein NosL produces MKYTRALLFFLAFAFALSTGGYAVADEVKCPLCGAKLEGNENTDYQITFEDGKTVSYGCPHCGLWEHAKKKDKIKSVRARDFISGEWMDVTNMYILVHSSAVPACSDNWIAFGKKDEAEKFQKGFGGKIYAFEEALEERGKQPLGH; encoded by the coding sequence ATGAAGTATACAAGAGCGCTGTTATTTTTCCTGGCCTTTGCTTTTGCCCTGTCAACAGGGGGATATGCCGTTGCGGATGAGGTAAAATGTCCTCTGTGTGGCGCGAAGCTGGAGGGAAATGAAAATACGGATTATCAGATCACCTTTGAAGACGGCAAAACAGTTTCATATGGTTGCCCACATTGCGGGCTTTGGGAACATGCGAAAAAGAAGGACAAAATAAAATCAGTGAGGGCAAGGGATTTTATCAGTGGTGAATGGATGGACGTTACAAACATGTACATACTCGTTCATAGCAGCGCCGTTCCTGCCTGCTCAGATAATTGGATAGCTTTTGGTAAAAAGGATGAAGCTGAAAAATTCCAAAAAGGCTTTGGTGGAAAAATCTACGCATTTGAAGAAGCCCTTGAAGAAAGAGGCAAACAGCCATTGGGGCATTAA
- a CDS encoding radical SAM protein, with protein sequence MKIQSHRQEFYNPDEILKEVGGKIEKAKAFGESIDYLTFVPDGEPTLDVNLGREIELLKSYGIKVAVITNASLIWRAAVRADLMKADWISLKVDSIRDDVWRRINRPRRNLQLESILDGMIEFAQGYRGELVSETMLVKDLNDDTEHIQKVADFLAQLKPAKTYLTVPTRPPAEELVRPPDESEIIQAYQIFRKKIDCVEYLIGYEGNAFAFTGNVKEDLLGITAVHPMKEEAVRTFLERANADWSVIQELIDQGVFIETEYEGNKFYMRRIR encoded by the coding sequence ATGAAAATCCAGTCACATCGCCAGGAATTTTATAATCCAGATGAAATCCTGAAGGAAGTCGGAGGAAAAATTGAGAAGGCAAAGGCGTTTGGTGAGTCTATTGATTACCTTACCTTCGTGCCCGACGGTGAGCCGACCCTGGATGTCAATCTTGGCCGAGAGATCGAATTGTTGAAATCTTATGGAATCAAGGTTGCGGTGATTACCAACGCATCCCTTATCTGGAGAGCGGCTGTGCGAGCGGATCTCATGAAGGCGGATTGGATTTCTTTGAAGGTGGATTCAATCAGGGATGACGTCTGGCGCAGGATCAATCGTCCCCGCCGTAACCTGCAATTAGAATCGATTCTGGATGGGATGATTGAGTTTGCTCAGGGATACAGGGGAGAGCTGGTATCAGAAACGATGTTGGTAAAAGATCTTAATGACGACACGGAGCATATCCAAAAAGTTGCAGATTTTTTGGCTCAGCTAAAACCGGCAAAAACGTATCTTACTGTTCCTACAAGACCACCGGCCGAGGAATTAGTGCGGCCACCGGATGAATCTGAAATTATTCAAGCATATCAAATATTTCGTAAAAAAATCGATTGTGTGGAATACCTTATTGGATATGAAGGGAATGCCTTTGCCTTTACAGGAAACGTGAAAGAAGATCTCTTGGGTATTACCGCAGTACACCCTATGAAGGAAGAGGCAGTAAGAACGTTTCTTGAACGGGCAAATGCCGATTGGTCTGTTATTCAGGAATTAATCGATCAAGGGGTGTTTATCGAGACCGAATACGAAGGAAATAAGTTCTATATGAGAAGGATTCGTTGA